The DNA segment aagttgtgacaatttttttaaaattttcacctctcacatactccctccgtactcgtaaagaaagtcgtttaggacaatatttaagtcaaaccttgggaatataaatcatgaataactctcaagttgttaagtttgaaaatgtaaaaattatatgaattgatttgtcttgaaaaataatttcataaaaatatacatatatcacttttcaataaatattttataggaacaagaagttaaagttgtatttttgagatcgtgtcgctgtccaaaacgacttacTTTACGAATACGGAGGGTGTGAAACGTAGGAAGACATATACAGTAGCTCCTAACTCATAAGGATAGGTGTATATGGGCGAGAATCTCGTAGAGAAATCAAGTAAATACTAGGCATGCCATAAGCATCCATGAACAGTGCCGATGACAGAAATCCGACACCATCGGTTAACCTACCCAATTGATCGAGGAGCTGCTATGCAGGGGTAAACATACATGTTGCCTATTCCGAGggcgcaaaaaaaaagaaaaagaagaaaatcacTACTATACGGTTTCAGCTGTTATCAGCTGATATTATTTCTTCAACCACGAAGGTGGGATTGATATTTGCGATGATTTACATACATATTTTTCACTCTTtttgaaaacttgaaaaaaaatcaacgattAATGGAGAGATGGAATGGTGTACTTTTTAGTTGCTTACTCAAGTTGAGTCAGGTCGGCTCCAGTTGAGTTATTCGGATCGTCATAAATTAAGGAAAAAACGTTGTCTGTCAACACTCTCATGCTAATAAACATGATAGAAAAAAGTACTCCTCATTTAGTTATAAATATGAGCtaaggagtactccctccatactcataaaagaagtcatttaggacaatgtttaagtcaaaccttgggaatataaatcataaataactctcaagttattgagtttaaaaatgtaaaaattatatgtatagatttgtcttgaaaaatactttcataaaagtatacatatatcacttttcaataaatatttttataaaaataagaagtcaaagttgtgttttggagaccgtgtcgttgttctaaacgacttcctttacgagtatagAAGAAGTATGTTACCAGGAGCGGTGAGGTAAAAGGATGACTAATCGATGATTGAATTAGATGGATAATAAGTAACTTATTTCTTATATATCTAATTAATGGTTGCTATCTTGGTAGTACTAATGTGATCTAATGACAAAAAAAGTTAATGATGTGCCTTTGTGCATGTACTCCTTTAAAGGAGTTAATGTCCTTTAGTTAAtgacctaatttttttttagttttttaaatgTAGAGAGGTTCCACAGTAACGCGGTCGCGGGATTCTAACTAGGAGTAGCTAGTAGTATTAACATCGTCATCGTTTATTCGCCCGGCCACAAGGTTGAATTAAACTAGTCGACGATGGAGCTCTATAAATGGCAGTCCCGCGGCTTCCACGAGCTATTCATGCagtgctcgatcgatcgctagTAGCTAGCAAAAGTAGCAACGACATAGATACGATCGAATTGAACGTATGTACGGATCGATGGAGATGAGGAAGTCATCATTAGCAGTGCTGTtggctgtggtggtggtggcagccaCGGTGCAGGCAGATGTCCCTATTACGGACAAGGACCTGGAGACGGAAGAGAGCATGTGGAGCCTCTACGAGAGGTGGCGCAGCGtgtactcgtcgtcgtcgtcgtcagggGACCTCGCCGAAAAGGTTAGCAGGTTCGAGGTGTTCAAGAAGAACGCCAGGTACATCCATGACTTTAACAAGAAAGAGGGCAATACCTACAAACTCGGCCTCAACAAGTTCGCCGACTTGACGTTGGAGGAGTTCACCGCCAAGTACACCGGCGCCAAGCCAGGCACCGCTGGCAGTAGCGGTGCCCGGGCTTCCATCAAGCCGCTAGAGCCTGTTGCCGGCGACGCACCCCCGACTTGGGACTGGAGAGAACATGGCGCTGTCACTCGTGTCAAGGACCAAGGGCAATGCGGTACGTACGTGCGTGCTACAATAATCTTGATGAGACAAATACAATTATATTAATGCATGCATGCGTCTGTATGCacgtttaattaattaatgtatatatactccatcatgtacatacatatatatcgaGACACATTAATTCACATGTTATTATTTACATAATTAATTCTCCATGGATTtaactaattaatatatatacccccatgCATATAGGTAGCTGCTGGGCGTTCTCCGTAGTAGGTGCCGTAGAGGGGAACAACGCGATCATGACAGGGAACCTCCTGACGCTGTCGGAGCAGCAGGTACTCGactgctccggcgccggcgactgcAACGGCGGATACACCTACTATGCATTCGACTACGCCGTCAGCAACGGGATAACTTTGGACCAGTGCTACAGCCCCCCACCGGATCCTTACTTTTACTACCCCAAGTACGAGGCCGCGCAGGACACGTGCAGATTTGACCCCGTATGTACTTCGTcactcattaattaattagtattattatatgctaattattattagagcaaggataatagtagagctcactgTCTACTATTAGCCTATTTTAAAGCCAACacatagggcctgttcactttgatgccaaaaaaacattaccaaaattttgataacttgccaaaattttagtaggatttcttatatagttaccaaaatttggcagcaaactaaatgtagccacttttttaacaactttaccaaaatttggtaaggttgaaaatggcatcaaagtgaacaagctcatataataaattagctataaggttggctataattttcttctcatatctctatctctcacttatacatttattatttttgtcttGGAGCTTCTGTTAAGCTAGCTCTCGCATGAGAGCTaacacttttgattttttttgttacctcTCTCTTACACGTGAGTTTATAGTAAGCttatagctaactattatacttgctcttattaCTCGGATTTATATATATTACCTGGACTCGTATATATACGCATGCATGCAGAACAAGGCTCCAATTGTGAAGATCGACAGCCACTCCTTCGTGAATCCCAACGATGAGGAAGCTCTCAAGCAGGCAGTGTACTCGTATGGGCCCGTATCCGTCCTCATCGAAGCTAGCAACGACTTCATGTACTACCAAGGGGTACTGCactttgtttatatatatatagcgatttctatttaaaatatatactcTAGATACTTAcctaaaatttattatttattatatctTGGATGAGGATACAAAGCTAGAATGAATTAagttattattatattttggaaccaatgtaatactccctccatattttttttttgacgtgaCGTCATATATTTGTGTATGGAGGTAGTACgtaattaactctaattaattaattagggtgtgtttactGGGGCATGCGGAACGGCGTTGAACCACGCGGTGTTATTGGTGGGTTACGGCGTAACGGAGGATGGCACGCTCTACTGGATTGTCAAGAACTCGTGGAGCACAGAATGGGGCGAGAACGGCTACGTCCGCATGATCCGCAACATCCCAGCTCCGGAGGGTATCTGCGGCATCGCCATGTACCCCATCTACCCTACCAAGAGCTGCCCctgccccaccgccgccgcctctgctgctgcttaaatcatccatccatcatatatcatatatcagACGTGTATAAAATTATctgttaaaataaataaatatgcatgcgTCGCGTGGATATATAATTACTACGTAAGTGTAGACAAATGGAGTGTGAGTGTGAGTGTGCCCTTGTGTACCTATGATTGAATAAAATAGAGATCCCGCATACGCATGTATGTGTATGTGTTGCATGCTTGACAAGGGGCAATATATGAGCTCTGTTAGTTAAAGAGTTACATATGTGTTTTTGGCAATATATCAGGTGCATTCAGGCTCGTGCAAACACATCCATCCGATCTCAATCTAATGGCCAGAAATCAGGTTGGGCAATTTTACGAAAAACCGCACGCCTCTTGCCTTACTTTTTGAAAAACCCCATGTCCCCTGGCTTACATCCCACTAGCAAACTTTCCTATTCTCTGTCTCCTGTAATTGCCCCCAAATCATTGTCActccccatcgccgccggcgactccCTGCGCGGACTTGTCCATGCCTCTCCCTGCACGGCTGAAAGTGAGGGCGACTCCCCCGCGCGACGCCCCTGCCTCGCTCCCTGTTGTTGTCATTCGCAGAAATACCCTGCGATCGAGGAAGGAAAAAATACGAAATACCCTCCAACTATTATGGTAGTATGATATGGCGACTCCCCCGCGCGATGCCCCTGCACTGTTTTAGGCTAGGTTGGCTGACAtggcaaaaaaatatttaaaaaataatggtcccacttgtcagtgcTTCATATATTCTCGCCTTTTCACTTCTACCTCCTtccacctccatctctctctctctacccttgAACCAAGCAAGGAAGAGGTGGCGGGGGCACGGCAGGTCGGTGCAGCAGCGGAGACTGGTCCCCTCAATTACTTGAGGTGGAGCATAATCGACTGGAAAAGTCCAGGGCGGCAGAGCTGCGTGGTTGGCCGAACAATAATCCCAaagcagcggtggcggtgatCTCAGATCCGGGGAGAGGGCACCGGCGCATTGTCCTCGCCGACGCGCAGCTCCGTGAACCACGCGAGCTCTGTGACAACCTCCTCACGCTGCAGCAACCTCTCTAGCTTGGCCAGGTCGAGCACCGCCCAGCCGCATCGACAACAACCAGTGGCTCCCCGAGATTAGGGAAGGAGAATATCCCGGCCTGTTCTCGATATCATCTGCTAACTCAGCGTCAAAGCCAGAACCCAGCGACAACATTGGGCTCCTCCGATACATCCACTCCGAGGTGGTGGAACGGGAACCTAGGGGGATCTCCTCGCGCAAGGCTggtgctcccgccgccggcgccagaACAGGGACTCGAGGAGGCATGCGGCGAGGACGTCGGCGACCGCCTCAGATCCAGAGGAGAGGCGAGGGCAATGCCAGTGTGGGAGGAGGTCAAGCCGCACGCCGACATGGGAGGAAATGGAGCTCCTGTCGCTGTCCTCCACGAGTTCGCCCACTGCACTTTCCTCCCCTCCCTGTTGAATTGGGCCTTGCCATCAGTGCTTTCTACGCTTACCGAAAGAGGCAGAGAAGGCGGAAAGAAAAAATGCAACGCTAACAAGTAGGTCCCATcggtttttatttgttttttctaattgtattgcCACATGGACTGAAAACCGCTCTGGATCGAGTTAGGGGGTAATTGTTCCAGTTTTAGGAGTTTGGGGTGTTAAGTGACCGGTATCGTGGTAATTCGTACTATTTTACTTCAACAAAGTGTCCCTTATTTCTTACTTCCTGCATGCATTATCTATCATTCAAACAATTATAAgagcattatttttttataaaattctgCAACCATATAATCAAAATTCGacttatacaatttttttaaaaaaaaaaattatatat comes from the Oryza glaberrima chromosome 9, OglaRS2, whole genome shotgun sequence genome and includes:
- the LOC127783850 gene encoding thiol protease SEN102-like, with protein sequence MRKSSLAVLLAVVVVAATVQADVPITDKDLETEESMWSLYERWRSVYSSSSSSGDLAEKVSRFEVFKKNARYIHDFNKKEGNTYKLGLNKFADLTLEEFTAKYTGAKPGTAGSSGARASIKPLEPVAGDAPPTWDWREHGAVTRVKDQGQCGSCWAFSVVGAVEGNNAIMTGNLLTLSEQQVLDCSGAGDCNGGYTYYAFDYAVSNGITLDQCYSPPPDPYFYYPKYEAAQDTCRFDPNKAPIVKIDSHSFVNPNDEEALKQAVYSYGPVSVLIEASNDFMYYQGGVFTGACGTALNHAVLLVGYGVTEDGTLYWIVKNSWSTEWGENGYVRMIRNIPAPEGICGIAMYPIYPTKSCPCPTAAASRQSQNPATTLGSSDTSTPRWWNGNLGGSPRARLVLPPPAPEQGLEEACGEDVGDRLRSRGEARAMPVWEEVKPHADMGGNGAPVAVLHEFAHCTFLPSLLNWALPSVLSTLTERGREGGKKKCNANK